One segment of Desulfomicrobium macestii DNA contains the following:
- the rfbF gene encoding glucose-1-phosphate cytidylyltransferase, whose product MKAVILAGGLGTRISEETHLKPKPMIEIGGKPILWHIMKIYSCHGVNDFIICCGYKGYIIKEYFANYFLHMSDVTFDMKKNEMEVHCRHAEPWRVTLVDTGENTMTGGRLRRVADYVKHDESFCFTYGDGVADINIAEQIKFHRQHGCWATVTAVQPPGRYGALQIFGDQVVGFTEKPRGDGGLINGGFFVLKPRCLDLIENDQSSWEGSPLSHLASMGQLMAFEHCGFWQPMDTLREKNLLEDLWVSGKAPWKVWS is encoded by the coding sequence ATGAAAGCCGTAATCCTCGCGGGTGGTCTCGGTACCCGCATTTCAGAAGAAACGCATCTTAAACCCAAGCCAATGATAGAAATAGGTGGGAAGCCTATTTTGTGGCATATAATGAAGATATATTCTTGCCACGGAGTTAATGATTTCATAATCTGTTGTGGTTACAAAGGATATATTATTAAAGAGTATTTTGCGAATTATTTTCTTCATATGTCTGACGTTACGTTTGATATGAAAAAAAATGAAATGGAAGTGCATTGTCGACATGCAGAACCTTGGCGGGTTACTCTTGTTGATACAGGTGAAAATACCATGACTGGTGGTCGTCTCCGTCGCGTTGCTGATTATGTAAAACATGATGAGTCATTTTGCTTCACATATGGAGATGGCGTTGCAGACATCAATATTGCGGAGCAAATTAAATTTCATAGACAGCATGGTTGTTGGGCCACAGTGACAGCCGTGCAGCCACCCGGCCGTTATGGAGCGTTGCAAATTTTTGGCGATCAAGTTGTTGGATTTACAGAAAAACCTCGTGGAGATGGCGGCCTGATTAATGGTGGTTTCTTCGTACTTAAGCCCCGATGTTTGGATTTGATTGAAAACGACCAAAGTAGTTGGGAAGGCTCTCCGCTCAGTCACCTGGCCTCCATGGGGCAACTGATGGCTTTCGAACATTGCGGGTTTTGGCAGCCAATGGACACATTGCGCGAGAAAAACTTGCTGGAAGACCTTTGGGTTTCCGGAAAGGCACCCTGGAAGGTCTGGTCGTGA